The following proteins are encoded in a genomic region of Mycolicibacterium confluentis:
- a CDS encoding PE-PPE domain-containing protein, which produces MKRLALAGAASMSAVAVGLTPIAANAASTETYFVGFPDWLPIGDGSVLPSDAVAINDAIVAAKDKNPLIGWGTGGVDLRPVWVRWVDGVPEYTLPEVGQTGSHVETYQGVNPAYQPAYDVAYNAAYAAHFAAETVKALSWNCGRSCAENKARPIAQQKAAQDASNAVKDIPKMINISITVPDFGVIEDGYWTTVTAGQWVTGTDIDDLPTAGQLAYAAYVLQNSDLSALAPLLNWTAYLSNVNLIAYGDGAIAAGQAYQAFIDSVNGETHEGYDPYTVGGALTGPRKIVFVDAQGQVTLITVQETNDPTDLPDIVYPGSGQPPAYESAQGGGVLDMTVLSLVLLRNPGRANGGLYARFAPIYQELTGVNPVSPDRQDVLPEGVDPALLTNLLKGDTSNLSLDELGNLQAVLENADGKPIVVTLKADVGWQYDLLSDAPATANPIAWANSVASALMLTNLLTGVDLDDLGDGGHVGPDGTIYYTIPVNQLPLLAPLRLPAQLLGTLQNQNPNSINTPIADALEPMLKILVNSAYTDVVRNEDGTWTRTLDQAGVPTLFGTPTLTREQAAYLAGDLITALGRGVGTELNEVLPVAAAELAKALNIELTAAQKEELNQSLAAVGTSITERAKEIGDGVTKYVREIDAQLPALPPPPTQAQIADVQKQVGKALVEARDAAHELRDRFEDPRALLPSFDDSGVKPGAAEKAKLKDSLQKVRAELKKAGDEAKKRAEQAGDDAKKRVEKAGAKVKAAVDKAGEKVRKALTPPKKAPQNDTE; this is translated from the coding sequence ATGAAAAGGCTGGCACTCGCGGGTGCGGCGTCGATGTCGGCCGTCGCTGTCGGCCTGACGCCGATCGCGGCGAACGCGGCGTCGACAGAGACCTATTTCGTGGGCTTCCCCGACTGGCTGCCCATCGGCGACGGATCGGTTCTGCCGTCTGACGCGGTCGCGATCAACGACGCGATCGTCGCGGCGAAGGACAAGAACCCGCTGATCGGGTGGGGGACCGGTGGGGTCGACCTGCGCCCGGTCTGGGTGCGTTGGGTCGACGGAGTGCCGGAGTACACGCTGCCCGAGGTCGGGCAGACCGGTTCGCACGTCGAGACCTACCAGGGTGTGAACCCGGCCTACCAGCCTGCCTATGACGTGGCTTACAACGCGGCCTACGCGGCGCACTTTGCCGCGGAGACGGTGAAGGCGCTGAGTTGGAACTGCGGACGGAGCTGCGCAGAGAACAAGGCTCGTCCGATCGCTCAGCAGAAGGCGGCACAGGATGCGTCGAACGCTGTCAAAGACATCCCCAAGATGATCAACATCAGCATCACGGTGCCGGACTTCGGCGTCATCGAGGACGGCTACTGGACCACGGTCACCGCGGGGCAGTGGGTCACGGGCACCGACATCGATGATCTTCCGACCGCCGGGCAATTGGCCTATGCCGCCTACGTTCTGCAGAACAGTGACCTGAGTGCGCTCGCACCGCTTCTGAACTGGACGGCGTACCTGAGCAATGTGAACCTCATCGCGTACGGCGACGGTGCCATCGCCGCGGGGCAGGCGTACCAGGCGTTCATCGACAGCGTCAACGGTGAGACCCATGAGGGCTACGACCCGTACACCGTTGGTGGGGCGCTGACCGGACCCCGCAAGATCGTGTTCGTCGACGCGCAGGGCCAGGTCACCCTGATCACCGTCCAAGAGACCAACGATCCGACCGATCTGCCCGACATCGTGTACCCAGGCTCGGGCCAGCCGCCGGCCTACGAATCCGCCCAGGGCGGAGGTGTTCTCGACATGACGGTGTTGTCCCTGGTGCTGCTGCGCAACCCGGGGCGGGCGAACGGCGGACTGTATGCGCGCTTCGCGCCGATCTACCAAGAGCTCACTGGAGTCAACCCGGTCAGCCCGGACCGCCAAGACGTGCTGCCCGAGGGTGTCGATCCGGCGCTGCTGACGAACCTGCTGAAGGGCGACACCAGTAACCTCAGCCTCGACGAACTCGGCAATCTGCAGGCGGTTCTCGAAAACGCCGATGGCAAGCCGATTGTCGTCACCCTCAAGGCGGATGTCGGATGGCAGTACGACCTGCTCTCCGACGCACCGGCGACCGCCAACCCGATCGCGTGGGCCAACTCGGTGGCCTCGGCGCTGATGCTGACCAATCTGCTCACCGGTGTCGACCTCGACGACCTCGGTGACGGCGGCCACGTTGGACCCGACGGGACGATCTACTACACCATCCCGGTCAACCAACTGCCGCTGCTGGCTCCGCTGCGGCTTCCCGCACAGTTGTTGGGCACGTTGCAGAACCAGAACCCGAACTCGATCAATACTCCGATTGCGGATGCGCTTGAGCCGATGCTGAAGATCCTGGTCAACAGCGCCTACACCGACGTGGTTCGCAATGAGGACGGCACCTGGACCAGAACGCTCGACCAGGCGGGGGTCCCAACGCTGTTCGGCACGCCGACGCTCACCCGCGAGCAGGCGGCCTACCTGGCCGGTGACCTGATCACCGCGCTGGGTCGCGGCGTGGGCACCGAATTGAACGAGGTGCTTCCGGTGGCGGCAGCCGAACTCGCCAAGGCGCTCAACATCGAACTGACTGCTGCGCAGAAGGAGGAGCTGAACCAGTCCCTCGCTGCGGTGGGTACCTCGATCACGGAGCGGGCCAAGGAGATTGGCGACGGCGTGACGAAGTATGTCCGTGAAATCGATGCCCAGTTGCCTGCCCTGCCGCCTCCTCCCACCCAGGCACAGATCGCCGATGTGCAGAAGCAGGTCGGCAAGGCCCTGGTCGAGGCGCGGGACGCCGCCCATGAACTGCGTGACCGCTTCGAGGATCCCCGCGCGCTGTTGCCGTCGTTCGACGATTCAGGGGTGAAGCCGGGAGCGGCCGAGAAGGCCAAGCTCAAAGATTCCCTGCAGAAGGTGCGGGCTGAGCTCAAGAAGGCCGGCGACGAGGCCAAGAAGCGTGCGGAGCAGGCCGGTGATGACGCCAAGAAGCGCGTCGAGAAGGCGGGCGCCAAGGTCAAGGCGGCCGTCGACAAGGCCGGTGAGAAGGTGCGCAAGGCCCTGACCCCGCCGAAGAAGGCGCCGCAGAACGACACTGAATAA